Below is a window of Candidatus Cloacimonadota bacterium DNA.
CTCACGAATCTTCCGCGCAATTAATTGAGTATACTGGGAACCAAAATCCAAAATCAAAACAAGGTTATGCATCTGTTGTCTTCCTTATACAAAGGGATTATTATGTTTTTCTAAACCGATAGAAGTTCGCGGACCGTGTCCGGGAAAAACAACTGTATCATCTGGCAAAACGAATAGTTTTTGCACAATTGATTGTTTTATCTGTTCATAGCTACCGCCCGGGAAATCCGTTCGCCCAATACTCATTTCAAAGAGGGTGTCTCCGGAAATTAGAAATTTGTTTATATACAAACATATGCCCCCTTTAGTATGCCCAGGTGTATGAATAACTCTAATCTTATGCTTACCCATATTAATTACATTGCCATCTTTCAGTAAGATATCGGCTGTTGTAGTGGGTATGGGAGTACCCATATACTCACTGAGGTTTTTTTTGTTATCTGCCAACATAATTGCATCATCGGCATGGATAGCAACCGGACACTCAAAGAT
It encodes the following:
- a CDS encoding MBL fold metallo-hydrolase, coding for MIKIESFILLPVYQTNTWLLWDENSLDGILIDPSAPSVQLADTIREKQLKIHSIVITHGHGDHIGGIAYFKNIFECPVAIHADDAIMLADNKKNLSEYMGTPIPTTTADILLKDGNVINMGKHKIRVIHTPGHTKGGICLYINKFLISGDTLFEMSIGRTDFPGGSYEQIKQSIVQKLFVLPDDTVVFPGHGPRTSIGLEKHNNPFV